The Syntrophobotulus glycolicus DSM 8271 DNA window CCCCCCGGAGTTTTTGGAGAAATATTTTACTCAATCAAATGGCAAATATCAAATTAAAGAGATCATCAAAAAAAATGTCCGCTTTGTCGAACAAAATCTCTTGACCGACCGCTTTGATTCAGGGTTTGACTTCATCGCCTGCCGCAATGTGGTGATCTATTTTACTGATGAAGCCAAAGAAATTCTATATAAAAAATTTATTGCTTCTTTGAATCCCGGAGGTATCCTGTTTACCGGCAGCACGGAGCATCTATTCGGCTACAATCTGCTCGGATTGAAGCCTATCGCTTCTTTTTTCTATCAAAAGAAAGAGAAAACCGGATGACCGCCACTCCAAATCATGACCACCTGCTCTGGGGGTGTTTTCGTTAACCAATAAAGCCGCACTTTCAAAAAGAAGTGCGGCTATTGTATCTTCCTGATGATATCCTATGATATAATTTGTCTGATCAACTCAGATCAATCGAATATTATTAGAGAAAGCGAAAAACCTATGAAAGATCCTGATACCTTTGATCAAAAAAGAGATCTTATTTTATTTGCGAAAAAAGTCCTGATTACTGTCGGCATACTTTTGGCCACAGTTGCGATCCCTTATGTACTGATGAAAACTTTTCCCTTTTTTCTGCCGTTTATTCTCGCTTATGTCACAGCTTTGTTTCTGGAACCGGCTATTGCTTTTATGGTCAATAAATGGTCTTTCCAAAGAAGTCTTGCCGTAACCCTGATTTATTTGATCTTTGTCGGGATTCTCGCTGTATTGGCTTATTTCATTACGCATAAAATATATCTTGAAATATTGAATGTCATCAGTTATTTTCAGGAGCATTCCATCCAGACCCTAAGCAATCAGTTTCTTCTCACCTGGAAAGGTTATGTAGGTAACACCTATTCATTGCTGCCGGCAGAAGTGATCATCAGAATCAATGAAGGGGTCAGCCAGTTTGTCAACAGCTTGGCTAGTTTAAATATCGCCGCAAATATTGTTGCTTATACCTCAGCCTTTTCTCTCAAAATCCCTAATTTTTTCTTTGACAGCCTGATCTATTTTATCTCGGTATTCTTGTTTTGCCAAACCTTGACCTCCATGCACAGTTGGCTTTTTGGTTTATTCCGATACTCTTCCAAGAAGAAAATTATTGTTGTGCTGAGCGACCTGCGCCGGGCATTATTAGGCTTTATTATCGCCCACTTTATTTTAAGCGCTGTAACCCTTCTCGTCAGCTTTATCGGACTGACCCTGCTGGGAATCAAATTTAAGGTTTCCCTTGGCTTCATCATTTTTATCTTTGACTTTATTCCGATCATCGGAATCAGCACGATCTATTTTATTTGGGCTCTGCTCTCCTTCATTCAGGGGGAAATATTTCTTGGAACCGGCCTGCTGGTCTTGCTGGTCCTGGCAATTGTCATCAGAAAAATTATCGAACCGAAGGTCCTCAGTGAGCAACTGGGCCTGAGCGCCCTGACTACCTTAATCTGCATTTGGGTCGGCCTGAAAACATTGGGAATTGTCGGGGTGATCCTGTTCCCTCTCACTCTGATCTTGATAAAGACCTTGATAAAGGTCGGGCTGATTGACTATAAGATAAAATTTTGAGTTGATGCCCGAGCTGTCCATCCGTACAGCTCGGGTACACCATCTTCGTACTATTTCCAACTGGAATACACGCTGGCAATCACCTGCTCAATCGGAGCTTTTTTTATTTCGACATCACAAACCCCGTCAAATTCAGATAGGAGCCGCATAAGAGTTTTAATC harbors:
- the ytvI gene encoding sporulation integral membrane protein YtvI, with translation MKDPDTFDQKRDLILFAKKVLITVGILLATVAIPYVLMKTFPFFLPFILAYVTALFLEPAIAFMVNKWSFQRSLAVTLIYLIFVGILAVLAYFITHKIYLEILNVISYFQEHSIQTLSNQFLLTWKGYVGNTYSLLPAEVIIRINEGVSQFVNSLASLNIAANIVAYTSAFSLKIPNFFFDSLIYFISVFLFCQTLTSMHSWLFGLFRYSSKKKIIVVLSDLRRALLGFIIAHFILSAVTLLVSFIGLTLLGIKFKVSLGFIIFIFDFIPIIGISTIYFIWALLSFIQGEIFLGTGLLVLLVLAIVIRKIIEPKVLSEQLGLSALTTLICIWVGLKTLGIVGVILFPLTLILIKTLIKVGLIDYKIKF